The DNA sequence ATCCCTATTTTTTCACGTATTAAATCAGCAAGTCCTTTTCCAGATACAATGCCCATTCTAACTCCCATTTCCTGAATAACAGCTAAAGCTATTATCATAGGAATAAAAAGCCATAGAATACTGTATCCAAATTGAGAACCTGCCAATGAATAAGTTGTAATTCCTCCAGCATCATTATCCACATTAGCAGTGATGATTCCTGGCCCCATTACTGAAAGAAATACTATAAAACTTAAAAATGCAGGGTTTTTAAATACCCTTGTAAAAATTCGAAAATCCAATTAAACATCTCCTACTGTCCAAACATTCTTGGAACCCTTTTTTTCCATGCAGTAGGCAGAACAATATCTATAGCATCATCAACTGTAACCACGCCTTTAATCTTATTTTCATCTTTAACGACTGGAACAGCGATTAAATTATATTTTGCAATTTTTTTAGCTACATCATGCTCTTCTTCCATTACATCAACAGAAATTATGTCTCTATGCATAAATTCAGTGATTTTTCTTTCAGGATCAGCAAGTAGTAAATCTCTTATAGATATAACACCCACCAATTCTTTAGATTTAGATAATACATAGATATAGTAAATACTTTCCACTTCACGGGCCATTCTCCTAAGTTCACTCAAAGTTTGGTTTGCTGTAAACTCATCAGGAACTGTAACAAATTCTGTGGTCATTATTCCACCAGCAGTATCTTCAGGGTACTTTAAAAGCTTTTCCACATCTTTTGCTTCTTCAGGATCCATTAATTCTAATAATTCCTGTGCCCGATCATCTGAAAGGTCCCCTATCAAATCTGCAGCATCGTCAGGTGACATCTCATCAAGTATATCTGCAGCTCTTTCACTCTCCATTTCTTCAAAAAGAGATACCTGTCTTTCAGGAGATATTTCTTCAATAGCATCCGCTGCAACTTCCTCATCCAATGAATTTAAAATAGTTATTGAATCATTGATGTTTAATTGATCCACAATTTCAGCAATATCTGCAGGATGAAGCTTTTTTAAATTATATTCTGGAACTTTCAATTTAAGACGGGAAACATCACTTTCCAGGATATCCACATCTTTCCAGGCAATATAATCTTCTTGGAGATTAATTCCCAATCCTTTAGCAATTTTTTCAATTCCCAAGCGCCTTAATATACCTTTAACACTTATATCCACACCTATAAGGTGGTAATTACCATTTGTAGCAGATAATTGAAGATCATTTATTCTTCGTATCTTTTTACCTTCAACATCCACCACTTGTTTATCTATAACCTCATCTACAAGTCTTATATCTGTTTTTTTAATTTTATATTCCTCAATATCTTCAAATTTAACATTAAGCCTGATTTCACCATTTATATGGTCTACATTTTTCCAAGGAATAGTTACATATTCTTTACGAGACGTTTGAATGCTCATTGCCTCAACTATAGGGTATGATCGCTTAATAGATACTATAAAGTCTTTAAACTTCCCAATTTTGTTGCCGTCAAGGTCAATTACTGTTTTTTTCATTACTTCGCTTAGAAAATGCATACTACTGTCCTCCCGATAACTGCGGTGACTATTTCGCTCCTGGAATTGGCGGAATCATATCCTCCTTAACACGCTCCATTACAATCATTTCAGTTAAATCCTCAACACCATCAACTGAACGGATTTTACTATTTATCAATTGATTGAGCTCCTCAATGCCTGGAACCCATACTTTAATGAGAATATCATATTCTCCTGACACGCTATAAACTTCTGATACTTCTTCAAGCCTGGAAAGCTCTTCTTTAACAGATTCATGCTTTTCTGACTCGGTTTGAATGATTATTATAGCAGTAATCTCCAAGCCAACCTTGGGCCAGTCAAGTATCATAGTATAACGTTTAATTACGTCATCTTCCAATTTTTTAAGCCTGTTTGAGATTGTTGCATCAGGTACATCAATCTCTTTTGACATTTGAGATATTGTAATTCTTGAATTTCTAATTAAGGAACGGAGTATAGCCGTATCAATATCGTCCATTTTTTATCTAACACCTTTTCTGGTTATTGTAATCATTAATGTATCCATGACCATTTATAAAGGTTTGGGAATATTACCCAAATTTAGAGAAAAGTTGAGGATTTTACCAACAGTGTTAAAGATCATGGGAAATTTACCCAAAAGCAAAATATAATGTTAAAATTTTATTAAATAAAATAATTGTAATTTGTAATTCTAACTCAAATTATTTCAGAATATTCTCAAACTTTTGATTCTTCCCAGTCGACCCCTTTTAAAGTCAGAAATAACTTCCAATAAATTTCAGAATCTTCCAAACCCCTAATTTCACCCACTACTTCCTCTAATCCATCAACACCCTCAAAGCTTTTCCAATGGATTTACCCAGGTTAACTACACAGTTTGGAAGGATTTTTTTAAAGTTTTTATAATTTATTCCCCTTTTTGTCTCATTTCTTTGAGTTTTTGACTTATTTCTTTGCTTTTAACTTTTTTCGGCTTGTTTTGAACCTTATTCGCATCCGATTTTACTTCATCGTCAACTATTTTGTAGTAAACTACTGAAGAAATAATTAAGGCTATGGTTATGGCAATTATTCTGAGTGGAAAATTTCCAATTGAAGCATCATGGCCAAGTATATATCCAAATGATATTCCTATTAGTGATAAGGTTAGAATAAAGACTATGATCCCTATTATTGATGCAAATAGCTTATGCAAATATATTCACTCCTATATTAGTTTGGTTAAGTCAGTGCTGATTAGTTTTAGATATGTTTTTTCGGCTTGGATGATATCATCTGTGTTGGCTTTGGTCCTGTTATCTAGAACAGCGTTACAAGCGGAGAGTAATCCGATAAATGCTTTTTCTGTGGCTGGGAAGTTCCATCCAACATTTTTGCCTCCCCATTTGTTGAATGATAATATGAAATGAAAGTTGGTGATTTCATCGAAGAGTTTTTTTTGTTTTTTTATCTTTCCATTTTACTTTACCTAATTTTTTAAGGAAATCAGAGGTTGCTTGTGGCACGTCTTTTATCTTATCGAAATCTTTAGGGGCCAAAAGAATTTTATTAGCCATGTCCCCCCTCTCTGTCTTGTCCAATTCTTCCTGATTAAGCTTATGATCCAAATTTATATAATAGATGAAGCCAATGAAACTGTAAACAACAACAAAATCTCTAATAGTTATCAAGGGAGTCAGAGGTAAACGTATTCGAAAACTGCTTAGGTTTTTTCTGGCTAGTTCTATGAGTTCTGAGGATTTTTCATGATATTTTAAGTCGACACTATAATCAACAATATCTTTCCATTCAATGATTTTAACCAGTTTTTCATATATTTCTGAGTTTTCTAAATCTAAAATATCACACAGAACCTCTTTCAACCCTTCTACATCTTCAAATGTGTTAAATAAATTTTTAACAACTTTTTTAGTTGGATCAGCCTTAAAAATTCCCATAAAAACCACCTTTATATGTATTATTGTTAAATTATCAGATTTAATGCCAACCTAATAGGTTTTTTACTCCGTTTACTACTGAAGAAAATATATTTTTTGCAACATTAATAACTTGTTTTACTGTGGAAACAACCTTGGTGGCAACTTTATTAACCATTTTTCCAACAACAGTTTTTACTGCATTTACAGTAGTACTTATCAATTGTTTGGCCGTATCTCCTAAATATTGGACATTTTTTGTAATCAAATTAATAGTAGCACTGTATGATTCCATTATTTTTTTTAACTGGATCAGAACTAATTAAAAGGTTTCCAAGATCACCTAAGCCACGCCTGAACTCAAAATTACTAAAAACAGTTGTAACACATTAACATATAAAAAGAATGGATTTTTTCCCTATTGAGTTCTTTTTCTCTTTTCTTCAAGTTTCTTAGAAATTTCTTCACTGGTTACTCCATGTTTTTCCTTAATTTCAATTTCTGGCTCCTCACCTTTCATTAAGTTATACACCACTGAAGCCACTACAAAACAAATAAACAAACCTACAAGTCTTATAATTGGATTGCCTGCTGATTCTCCAGCCAGTAAAGCTATTACAGTTCCAAGTCCAAAAAATACAATTATAGCTACTATAATTCCAAAAATTTTTCTCCCATTCATAACAATCACACCAACTTAGTAATATCAGTATTTAAAAGCTTAAAATAAGTCTTATAAGCACGTATAACATCATTTTCATTTATTTCAACTCTATCATCGTTTACTGCGCTGCATCCTGCAAGGAAAAGTAAAAATGCGTTTTCTGTTGCAGTGAATTTATTACTTACTGTTCTTCGCTTTTCAATAAAAATATCGCAACTTATACGGTGCAATCTTCCATATAGTTTTTTTGTTTTTTTATCATTCCAATTCACTTTTTTCAATTTAAGGAAGAATTCCGCAGATGGTTCAGGTATGTTTGAGACTTCATCAAATTTATCTAGGGCAAAAATGACATGTTCATCTATTTTACCATAAAATACGTTTATCAAATCATCATGTGTCAATTTCCTTCCAATATAAACATAGTAAATGTCTTCAATTATCCTGTATATCACATAAAAGCCCATAAATTCTATTAAATCTGTAATGGATGGTATATTTAGTGCTGGATTACTTAGATTTTCCTGTGCAAGATTTATAAGTCTTATATTCTTCTTCTCATCCTCTTTGAAATCAACTCCTTCTACGTATACTTTTTCAAGTTTAAAAGCTTGGAAATATTTCCAATAAATTTCAGAATCTCCTAAACCCATGATCTCTTCTACTGTTTCTTCTAATCCTTCTACTCCTTTAAATTCCTTTAATATTTTTTTTGATAATTTTTCAGCTGATGAAAATGCATCTAGAATTCCCATTTTTTACCACAACCTAAAGAATCTTCCTACTGATTTACCTATATTAGTTACTGTATTTACTGTTTTTCTTGCTGTGTTAACAACAGTATTCACTGCTTTCTTCACCGTGGTTACAGCCTTGGTGACCACCTTCTTAACGGTGTTCACCACATTATGAACAGCCTTTTTTACTGTAGTTACAGCCTTGGTGACCACCTTCTTAACGGTGTTCACTACATTATTTACAACCTTCTTCACGGTTTTAACAGTATTATTTACAGCTTTCTTTACTGTAATGACAGTATTGTTAACAACCGTCTTAACAGTACGAGCTATATTGTTAACTACTTGTTTTCCTACATTACTTAAAGTGCTACCCGTCCATTTAACTATATTTATACTCGAATTAATTGTATTCTTCCATGCGTTGGTGAAATTAGTCCAATTCCAATTATTAGGGTTTAAAACCGTGACAATAGAACGTATGGTATCGTATCTCATTAACTGTTGATAAATTGGACTTTCAACGATTCTGGTTAGCAAACGTTTGCCTGAAGCTCCTGCAACAATCTCAAACATCGCTGGGATCAAACCCAATCCTGGTTCTAAGAATGATCCTATTTTTGATGTGATTCCAATGAAAGCTTCTACCGGATTTACTGCAGAAATACCAAATTTTTTTAGAATATTTGTTAATGGATCACCAATAATGTTCCATATTTTCATTAGTATTGGGCTTTCTGACAAGAATTTCCCGACAAATGTTCCAACTCTACCTATAGGAACAATTGAAACCAAAAGAAGTAAGAAGCCTCCAACTGATAAGTCACCATTTTCATCTACTCCTGTAAAGAATTTTATAACTTGTTTTAGGTTTTCTCCGCCCCACATGTTATCTAAATTGCTGTAGCCGTAAATATGATAAAAATCATAGTTGAAGAAATCCCAGATGTTACCTGATTGCCAGGCTTTCTGCCCCGCCTGAATCATCTTATCCCAAATATAAAAATGCATATTAAACGGATTAAAAGGAGATTCCAAAATTCCTGCTAACGGACCATAAACCGAAGGCCCCTGATGATTAATCCTCCAACTCGCATCTGCATCCTTAATCAAACCCGAAAACGGATCACTACCATAGATGTATGGTGCTAACGGGCCGAAAATTGATCCTGTTGTAGATCCTGAAGAAGGTACTGTAACTTGGTTTTGGGTCTGTACAAAACTTCCAAAACCAAAATTTTTTAACAAATCAACTAAAACCGTTGAAACATCCGAACCGGCGCCAGTGCTTAAATAATTAACAGGCCGGCTAAACAATCCTGATGCAACAGACCATAGATTGCTTCCAGATTGATAACCCACAGTATTTCCACTGGTAGGTGTTCCAATTCCTCCCGGACTTCCAGGAGTTGTGGAAGACCCGGATGCTGTCACCATATAATAAGCATAAGCTTGCCCCTGATTACCTGCCCTGTCCATGGCATCTATGGTTACCATATCCCAACCAGGAACTGTATTTAAAGGAATTATATAAGAACCTGTCCACTGTCCGTTTAAGTTGCTTAAACTGATTTTTTGGTTGTTTATGGTAGCAGTAATGCTGGCAGTGTCTGGGGAAGCATCCACAGTGATTTTCAGTTCTCTACCTGCCATCACCTGTTCTGGGGTGAGGGTACCTGTTAAAGTTGGTGGTGTGTTGTCCACGGTGAAAGTGAGAGTAGCAGTGCCTTGGTTACCTGCGTTATCATAAGCAGTAATTATAACACTTTGAAGTCCATCAGGAAGTGAATGAACATTATAATTTAACCTCCATGAACCATCAACCTGTTTAATTAGGCTGAAAATCATCCCACTTATGTTTGCCACGACTCTGGCAGTATCAACGCTTGAAGAAACTGTTAAAATGGTGCTATCACCTGATTTAACTAAATTAGGAGTGATTGTGCCAGTTACAGTAGGAGGAGTGTTATCAACATTGAAACTGAGGTCAGCTGTGCCTTGGTTACCTGCAGTGTCAGTGGCGGTTAATATTATTGGATAATTCCCATCCACAGTATTTGGAACCACGTAACTAAGTTTCCAGGTTCCATCTACATCTTTAACGAGATTGTAGGATATCCCTTGAATGAGAGTAGTGATTGATGAAGTATCTGGATCAGAAGAAACCTGTAAAGTTAAAGAATCACCTGATCTCAAAATATTGGGATTAACATTACCAGAAACGGTAGGAGGAGTATTATCTACAATATAATTAATAGAATTTGTGCCTGAGTTTCCGGCATCATCAAAAGCTGTCAGCGTGATAGGATAAGCACCATCAGAAAGATGAGGAACAGCATAATTAAGTAACCACCAATTATCGGGCTGTTTAGTGAGATTATAATTTACGCCATTGATAATGGCAGTTACTTGTGTAGTATCCATATTTGAAGCAGCAGTTAACCTTAAGACATCACCTGATCTTATTCTTTCATGGTCCAAGTATCCCTGAATGCTGATTTTCTCCTTAAAAATGTGAATGAATACATCAGTGTTTCCATTAGTGTCACCTGGTGCCAGATTATCTACATCAGAGTTGAATACCAGATAATTTCCCATGGCACTTAATGAAGGGTTGAAATATGAATTTCCCACATAATCTACGGGGGATTCAACTACTCGTTGAATTTCACCTGATTGTTGGTCAAATATGAAAATATCTGGAGCGTTATTATCATCGCCAGCCACTAAATTAGTAGCGTAAGAAGTAAATACTAAATAACGTCCGTCACTGCTTATTGAAGGTTCTAAACTTTCATAGTTACATAGTGCTCCTGTATAAGGAACTGTGACCATCTTAATATTTCCTGTAAAGCGGTTAAATAAAAAGATATTCTGATTATAATATTGCCAATAATTTGGATCTCCAATACTTGGCGGACCGTAGATGATAAATGGCCGGTTAACGAAAGCTAGATAATGTCCATCATCACTAAGTGATGTTTGGAATATATGAATTCCCTCATCCC is a window from the Methanobacterium sp. genome containing:
- a CDS encoding magnesium transporter, with the translated sequence MHFLSEVMKKTVIDLDGNKIGKFKDFIVSIKRSYPIVEAMSIQTSRKEYVTIPWKNVDHINGEIRLNVKFEDIEEYKIKKTDIRLVDEVIDKQVVDVEGKKIRRINDLQLSATNGNYHLIGVDISVKGILRRLGIEKIAKGLGINLQEDYIAWKDVDILESDVSRLKLKVPEYNLKKLHPADIAEIVDQLNINDSITILNSLDEEVAADAIEEISPERQVSLFEEMESERAADILDEMSPDDAADLIGDLSDDRAQELLELMDPEEAKDVEKLLKYPEDTAGGIMTTEFVTVPDEFTANQTLSELRRMAREVESIYYIYVLSKSKELVGVISIRDLLLADPERKITEFMHRDIISVDVMEEEHDVAKKIAKYNLIAVPVVKDENKIKGVVTVDDAIDIVLPTAWKKRVPRMFGQ
- a CDS encoding Lrp/AsnC family transcriptional regulator — encoded protein: MDDIDTAILRSLIRNSRITISQMSKEIDVPDATISNRLKKLEDDVIKRYTMILDWPKVGLEITAIIIIQTESEKHESVKEELSRLEEVSEVYSVSGEYDILIKVWVPGIEELNQLINSKIRSVDGVEDLTEMIVMERVKEDMIPPIPGAK
- a CDS encoding PD40 domain-containing protein, translated to MKRQFLLLIITLIFILTICGSVAAADNTTELVSVNNSSIQGNQASDDPVVSADGRFVAFSSDADNLVPGDTNGYRDVFVRDRFLNITERVSISTSGQEGNYYSYEPAVSADGRYIVFTSFASNLVAGGVPSGQSQLYVRDRLLGITELLSISPNGSPGDGFSQSGSISADGRYVAFISSSTNLMTTVTDGREEVYVRDMISSITERISVSNDSNTSGGCGFPPSISGDGRFVAFVSWAPLDGVDDSWADLFLYDRQLKTTTKIARQFNWDEGIHIFQTSLSDDGHYLAFVNRPFIIYGPPSIGDPNYWQYYNQNIFLFNRFTGNIKMVTVPYTGALCNYESLEPSISSDGRYLVFTSYATNLVAGDDNNAPDIFIFDQQSGEIQRVVESPVDYVGNSYFNPSLSAMGNYLVFNSDVDNLAPGDTNGNTDVFIHIFKEKISIQGYLDHERIRSGDVLRLTAASNMDTTQVTAIINGVNYNLTKQPDNWWLLNYAVPHLSDGAYPITLTAFDDAGNSGTNSINYIVDNTPPTVSGNVNPNILRSGDSLTLQVSSDPDTSSITTLIQGISYNLVKDVDGTWKLSYVVPNTVDGNYPIILTATDTAGNQGTADLSFNVDNTPPTVTGTITPNLVKSGDSTILTVSSSVDTARVVANISGMIFSLIKQVDGSWRLNYNVHSLPDGLQSVIITAYDNAGNQGTATLTFTVDNTPPTLTGTLTPEQVMAGRELKITVDASPDTASITATINNQKISLSNLNGQWTGSYIIPLNTVPGWDMVTIDAMDRAGNQGQAYAYYMVTASGSSTTPGSPGGIGTPTSGNTVGYQSGSNLWSVASGLFSRPVNYLSTGAGSDVSTVLVDLLKNFGFGSFVQTQNQVTVPSSGSTTGSIFGPLAPYIYGSDPFSGLIKDADASWRINHQGPSVYGPLAGILESPFNPFNMHFYIWDKMIQAGQKAWQSGNIWDFFNYDFYHIYGYSNLDNMWGGENLKQVIKFFTGVDENGDLSVGGFLLLLVSIVPIGRVGTFVGKFLSESPILMKIWNIIGDPLTNILKKFGISAVNPVEAFIGITSKIGSFLEPGLGLIPAMFEIVAGASGKRLLTRIVESPIYQQLMRYDTIRSIVTVLNPNNWNWTNFTNAWKNTINSSINIVKWTGSTLSNVGKQVVNNIARTVKTVVNNTVITVKKAVNNTVKTVKKVVNNVVNTVKKVVTKAVTTVKKAVHNVVNTVKKVVTKAVTTVKKAVNTVVNTARKTVNTVTNIGKSVGRFFRLW